A stretch of Mya arenaria isolate MELC-2E11 chromosome 14, ASM2691426v1 DNA encodes these proteins:
- the LOC128218585 gene encoding uncharacterized protein LOC128218585, with protein MKPIEPEDAELCTRNHTVKDQHTIIIDEACEWTVKASDKFAQLFFTATRLENDARLCDTDDSIQVKEDLTDNTVATLLNINCSTPYMVQLMFSSTAKVKVKASGADIILNMTFKEYRKQDFFISSKEEGYSQKNCHEFLDTKMQIGVRNLSVGEMLKPTEHEFLKFNHTFFESNNGTIVQGMQTCDKKCSTSDFFTFHDTVCYCLDGTLGIDTMAKYCSFPCQENLREMCGRPNYLTIYSSDSITTCQLLHTGSEVFFYTHICPLLNTTKEHLPKRTLWTDV; from the exons AATTGTGCACAAGGAACCACACAGTAAAAGATCAGCATACAATTATCATTGATGAAGCCTGTGAATGGACTGTCAAGGCGTCTGATAAATTCGCCCAATTGTTCTTCACGGCTACGCGTCTGGAAAATGATGCCCGATTGTGTGATACAGACGATAGTATTCAG GTAAAGGAAGATCTTACTGATAACACGGTAGCCACATTATTGAACATCAACTGCTCTACACCATATATGGTCCAGCTTATGTTCTCATCGACTGCGAAGGTGAAGGTCAAGGCAAGTGGAGCAGACATTATATTGAACATGACCTTCAAAG AATATAGAAAGCAAGACTTCTTCATTTCGTCAAAGGAAGAGGGTTACTCGCAGAAAAATTGCCACGAGTTTTTAGATACTAAAATGCAAATTGGAGTTAGGAATCTCTCTGTGGGGGAAATGTTGAAACCAACGGAGCATG AATTCCTAAAGTTCAACCACACTTTCTTCGAATCTAACAACGGAACAATTGTGCAGGGGATGCAAACCTGTGATAAAAAATGCTCGACATCAGACTTCTTTACTttccat GATACGGTCTGTTACTGTTTGGATGGCACACTAGGGATTGATACCATGGCGAAATATTGCTCGTTCCCTTGCCAAGAAAACCTTCGGGAAATGTGTGGAAGGCCGAACTACCTAACAATTTACAGTTCAG ACTCAATTACTACCTGTCAACTCCTACACACAGGCTccgaagtttttttttacacgCACATATGCCCACTGCTCAACACAACGAAGGAACATTTGCCAAAACG aactttgtgGACAGACGTTTGA